AATGTCActactggaatatccctttaaagggaacctgtcaccaggattttgtgtatagagctgaggacattggttgctagatcgccgctagctcatccgcaatatccagtccccatagctctgtgtgcttttattgtgtaaaaaaaacgaattgatacatatgcaaattaacctgagatgagtcctgtacgtgcgatgagtcagggacaggactcatctcaggttaatttgcatatgtatcaattcgttttttttttacacaatgaaagcacacagagctatggagactggatattgcggaagtgctagcggcgatctagcaaccaatgtcctcagctctatacacaaaatctcggtgacaggttcccctaaGGATGGACCATATAcacacaggagaggaggaggggcggggggggggcgtaGAAAGTGACTGACTTAATGATTTATAACTACTTTTGTAACTTTGAGACAAACAAAATTCTGAAGACAATAAAGGCATGAGTGAGACCATTTCAGGAGACATGTATTTTTTCAATGAACTGCCAATAATCATCATCAGCATTGATATCAATAGaacacaacaacaacaacaacaacaacaacaaaaaatcgtAAATACCACCAGCACATTTTAAACCACaacggttaggctactttcacacttgcggcagagagatccggcaagcagttccgtcgccggaactgcctgccggatcaggcaaaatgtatgctagctgatggcattagtaaggctagtttcacacttgcgttcataggtccgctcgtgagctccgtttgaaggagctcacaagcggacccgaacgcagccgtccagccctgatgcagtctgaatggagcggatccgctcagactgcatcagtctggcggcgttcagcctccgctccgctcgcctccgcacggacaggcggacagctgaacgctgcttgcagcgttcagctgtccgcctggccgtgcggaggctagcggatccgttcagacttacaatgtaagtcaatgggaacggatccgctttaagaggtcaccatatggctcaatcttcaagcggatccgtcccctattgactttacattgagtattaatgcagacggatccgtactgaacggagcctccgtctgcattaatatgatcggatccgatcaagcgctagtgtgaaagtagcctaagactgatcaggatcctgatcagtattaaaaatgcctgatcagtcgaaaaaatgcattgaaatgccagatccgtcgttccggtgtcatccggcaaaattccggtattctgaacggcgctaatacatccctatgggaaaaaatgccggatccgacgttcaggcatgtcttcagtttttttcaccggaaTGAAAACCGTAGCATACTGCGGgattctcttttgcctgatcagtcaaaacgactgaactgaagacatcctgatgcatactgaacggattactctccattcagaatgcatggggataaaactgatcagttattttccggtatagagcccctaggacaaaactctatgccggaaaagaaaaacgcaagtgtgaaagtacccttacctggcTTCTGACCTACGCAGCTACATACCATTAAGTGGCTGACGTAACACATAAACAAACATACAGGGATAGCACAAGAAGAATGTCCTAGTAGTCATAATTATGTTAAACAATGATTGATAGATTACTGTAAAATACATTTTGAAAACTGAACCCACATAGTAAACAACCTCATACCCAAAGCAGAGTTACGATCATGCAGCTAATTCAGCATCAGTGCAAGGTGTTAGCTACCGACTCAATAGTCAGCTAATGGCTAAAAAACTCAGAAACAGGTCTGCGCTTTCCCACAATTTCTTCAGGTTCTTCAGGTTCTTCACAAAGAGAAGAGATGGACGGATAGCTGTCCCTTGCCTTCAGCTTCTTTTTCACCCCAGAGGGTGCAGTAAAGAACTTATTTAATGTTCCTGGCTTTTTCAGTCCTTTTGCCAAGTCATGAAACGCAATGTCATCAGAAAGGACACCAAGGAAGGCACTGGTGGTTCCCAATATGGAGGCAGCAACCTTGGAGTTTCTTTTCATTGGGATAGCATGTTCTACATTTAAAGTAGCTGGATCTTGTAAAATAAACTTGAGCTGTACAGCGGAGTTTTTCTTTAGGTAATGGTATGGCTTTTTCCCACTATTATCTCGGATGTTGACATTTGCTTTATAATCTCTAGTTAACATAAGTATGACACCTTTACACTCATGTATAGCAGCTATATGCAGTGGTGTATACCCACCAAAAGATCTTGCATTCACATTAATGTTACTGCCATTTTTCTCACTTAGATCAAACAATAATTTCACCATCTCCGTGTTGCCACTCTTGGCTGCCCAGTGCAGTGCAGTAAATCCAGATATAAAGTCTCTCTTACCAGCCAATTCACTATCAGTCATAATAAGTCCAAGGAGTTTATGATTCCATCGTCCATTAGTGGAATTAACTAACCACTCGTGTTCAGATGACTCCAGGGGTACCACATCTGAATATTTGGTCTCCTCACTTACTTTTATCATTTTAGCTGACCTCTTGATGTTGGGAGACTTGGAGCCTGTATCATCAAGTTGTCTCCTGGTCACCTTGGGGGATTTAGTAAATGAGGACTCCTGAATAGCATTAGGCTGGAAAGTTGGTTGGAGTGGATGGTATTCACTCTGGTTTGTTTCTTCAAATGAAGATTGGACATAACGTAATGGCAGCATATGTGGCTTCTGAACCTGGTCTTTAGACTGGGCATCAGACCATGCCTTGGGAAAAGGAACTGGTCCAGCATTGTCCATTCTAGACACAATGTCAAACACAGACTCCCTTTTATCTTCATTCTGGTCTTCTGTAGGCTCCTCATTTAAGTGTCCTACTTGAGCCTGCTCAGTTGTTTCAGGGGTGGTTTCAGCAGAGCCTGCATCTTGTGGCTCTGGCAGTCTGGGATCTGGGTCAGATTCATCCTGCAGTGAAGTCCTTGTCTCCTGGGAGCTGGGTGCTATCTCCTCTATGTTGTCACTGCCACCCAAAGGTACAAGCTCTGTTTGTTCTTCTTTGCTGGAGCTGGCtatttccccctgttcttcctcCACTGCTGCACCTGATGGCACCTTCTCTGTCAGTAAATAGGTATACTTCTTCTTCAGTACAAccatctttgtgcccccctcATCTTTCACCACTGCTATGTTATTCACAAACCTCTTAAAGAGCTCCCGGTTGTTTGCCTTTTCTTGAGGGTCAGGAGACTCCACCACAGGCTTGAACTTTCGGATCAGTTCTGAGTTCTTCACCTTTCCTCCCTGTTCCAGTAGAAAGTTCAGCACAACTTCTTGTGTTACAGCCATTCTCCTCTTTCACATTCAGGGCTTGGTGGTGGAGGGGATCTTATCTGCTGAGAAGCCCAGATCTGCCTCTGTTACATGTCTTCTCCTTGTGTCTTATCATGTACAAGTTACCTGTTGCTTCCGGGGTGAAACTTTGTGATCAGCTCTGCTACGCCCAGCTCTGCCTGATCAGTCAATAAAGAGGGGGAGGAGAGCAGCCTGCAGGCGGAAGCTAGGGGTTGTAGTGCCTGAGCCTGCTGTTACCTGGAGCAGCCAACACCTGACAGGTGAGAGCACATCTACTTTCAGTATCTCACTGTGACCATAAAAGAATAATGATTTCCTGTAGACAAGCAGCAGGAGAGGTATGAAATAGTCAGATCATGAATTCATCCTGCCAGGTTTACTGAGCCAGTTAtatgtttataattgtagattgAGATTAAATTATATGTATCCTTATTTATACTCCTAAAATTGCTACAAGTAGGAAAAATCAAGAACTGTATCAAttaagattcccccccccccccccccccttcctaacAGTAAATCTATAGGATTGTGTGCCCATAGCTGTCATTACAGGTTCATAAGAGACCTAGGCTGGTTTCCCCAGACtcctgaatgaaatatttgcagtGATACACCCCCCCCTACTAACATGTAGCAGTGATACACCCCCCCCTACTAACATGTAGCAGTGATACACCCCCCTACTAACATGTAGCAGTGATACACCCCCCTACTAACATGTAGCAGTGATACACCCCCCTACTAACATGTAGCAGTGATACACCCCCCTACTAACATGTAGCAGTGATACACCCCCCTACTAACATGTAGCAGTGATACACCCCCCTACTAACATGTAGCAGTGATACACCCCCCTACTAACATGTAGCAGTGATACACCCCCCTACTAACATGTAGCAGTGATACACCCCCCTACTAACATGTAGCAGTGATACACCCCCCTACTAACATGTAGCAGTGATACACCCCCCTACTAACATGTAGCAGCACATATACGCAGGAGTGTAGAAAAGCTGGGTGGCGTCCACTATGGAGGCTGTGATAGATAGCTGACAAGATATATAGTCTACTGGGTATTTCTTTTGTagactgagggctcatgcacatgaatgtgtgcCGGCCATTCTGTgcactggggaccgcaaattgtagtccccaatgcacgggtacCATCTGTGTGGCTGGCACAGAGAGAGGCAGATCCATTCAACTTGAGCGGGTCTGTGAtctgtctgcaccacaaaaaaatagaacatgttttattattttgcggtgcggaggcatggaccgaAACACCACGGAAGGACTCCGTAGGGGTGCCGCGACTCTGTCCCGAACTGTACCTTCcatattgcagacccattcaagtgatgtgATCATGATGCGCTGCACAAACagctggtgcctgtatattgcggacctgctgtttggggCTGCAATACGGGCAACGCTCGTCTGCTTGAGCACTAATAAGCCctgtttcacatctgcatttaagATCCATCACTGCCAGGCGCAACTGTGCGCTGCTGGAGTTCCGTCAGGCTCCATTCGCTGTAATAGGAACCGGCAGAGATTCGGCACAACCTGGTAAAATATGTGGAGGAGCAGCTGGACAAATGCCTGtaaataactgtaaaaaaaataaaaaataacggggggaaaaaatttaataaatttggAAATGTGCTTGTAAAATGAGTCCTGCTAATATTACCATTTCAAGACAGGCTGTCGTCCCGCTTTCCACAGTGTGAATTGTTGATGTGTGAATAGGCTCTTAGGAAGGGTGACCATATTTTGGATTTCAAAAAGGACACCTGGGGCAGAATGGTAGCATAGGGCAAACGGACAACtgcctacaccaccacatcctgATGCTGTATGGGGTGGACAGAGGCAGAAACTGCATgtgaagtgtgtgtttttttttttttcctgcaccaaaaacctagcacatctgcaacgtgtggcagcaccctaaggctatattcacatgaCTGTGAAAAAATAGGGAACCTGGCCATTCTGCATCCATTTGTGCTCCCAGGtttgcatccatttttcatgGCTGTTAAAAATAGCCATGTAAGGCTACAAGTACATGACTGaatgtgttttgcgttccgtaaaaaaaaaaaaaaaaaaaaaaaaacggatgccatcctttttttcttttttttttttgcggatccattgttacaatgcctaaaatggacaagaataggacatgttctatatattttatttttttgctatggaaCGGGCATACTGATGCCACCGGTATCTATAAAGTGCCCCCCAGGGTAAAAAGCCCCCCAATATTTCCCCTGTATATAAAATGTCTTTTTCTGGTCACACATTTGTGATATGCATTTTTTCTTACTTCTTGAGTAATGAATCTTGCACATAACTTGACCTGTGGtgcttttttaaaatatgcagCATGTAAATTGCAATGCAGAGGGTAAAATCTGCTGCAAACCTACAAAATCCAAAGCATTTACTGAGATTTTTGCTGCTGCATAATACTGGCAGATACACTGTGGACTTATTACTGCAGAAAGTCTGCAGTGGATCCGGAACATGGAGCCATATCCAAAAGGTGGCATAGCTCATGAgcaagacagttttttttaatcttctCCTTAGGCAACACAAAACAGGTCAGTGTATTATGAGACAGGCATGGAATGTGATTTGTGTGTACATAGggtgattgaccatgtgatgagcgtagtgacgtcaccaaaggtccttttcctcccaggtcctcgaagaagaaagaagacaagccggactgcacaaacaagtggatgaggggagtttaatttttattttattttttaacccctccatccctaatttacttagcattctgtattaagaatgtttctatattccattataaccatgttataagggaaaataataaagatcgggtccccatcccaatcgtcacctagcaaccatgagtgaaaatcgcaccgcatccgcacttgcagtctcattcacttctatgccgcctgcgttgcgtgaaaaatgcacaatatggagcatattttttttattttattttatttttttcacgcaacgcacaagtgatgcatgaaaatcaccgctcatgtgcacagccccattggagtgaatgggtctggattcagtgcgggtgcaatgcgttcacctaatgCATTGCACAAGCATGGAATTCTCGCCTCTGTAAAGGGGGCCTAAGGAAACATAAAAAGCTACTGAAAAAACGGCAACAAAAATCTAGTAAAGttaaaaaactgcatcagaacTGAGCTACACTGTGAacagggccttaaaggggttctgcagtttgtttaaactgattatctatcctctggatagatcatcattatctgatcagccggggtccgacaccctggacccccgccaaacagctgtttgagaagacaacggcgctccagcagcgccgcggccttctcactgtttaccgctggctcagtgagactagtatcaactggcctgggcgtggctaagctccattcaagtgaacagagcttagccccgccctggccagttgatactagtcgacTCATGACATcatgggccagcggtaaacagtgaaaaggctgtggcgctgctgccttctcaaactgctgatcggcgggggtcccaggtgtcggaccccccgccgatcagatgctgatgatctatccagaggatagatcatcatcagTTCAAagtccaggcatgtccaaactgtggccatccagctgttacaaaactacaactcccagcatgcaaaactacaactcccagctgtaagctatccaggcatgctgggagttgtagttttggaacagctggagggtcgcagtttggacatgcctggtttaaacaaagtgcagaacccctttttaAAAAGTGCAGGTATAATGAAGCTAAGATAACCTTGGATGTGTTTGGGGCTTGGCATATAGCCACCATAGTTGTACTGTTGTGCTCATGGACATTTACTTGCTTTAGTCAACAGACATATCATGTTGCTTGCCAGCAGAAGATCTTAATCAcatgcaggggcagactggatattaaaggctggttttaaagtcagtataaggcctcatgcacacgaccgttgtgtgcatccgtggccgttgtgccgttttcagttttttttttcgcggacccattgactttcaatgggtccgtggaaaaatcggaaaatgcaccgttaagtttggcagccgcatccatgatccgtgtttcctggccgtgaaaaaaatatgacctgtcctattttttttttttttacggccaacggttcacggaaccattcaagtcaatgggtcagtgaaaaatcacggatgcacacaagattgccatccgcgtccgtgatccgtgtccgttttttcctatcatttcaatggcaaacttgactttagatttttttttttttcatgtccgtggatcctccaaaaatcaaggaagacccacggacgaaaaaacggtcacggatcacggatctacggaccccgtttttgcggacctaaaaaaaaaaattttgtgtgtatgaggcctaaaactgaatCTGCTTTCATAACGCCTACCAGtaaccatttggctccaggagaagtacatagtgggctcagcatgcatgtttgtacttgcatccctggatccgatgaaagctgtaatggcaccggacggggttaaaagcggAGTGTGATTGgtgtgcatgctgtgcctgcgctccctggactttgtgtggctgtcgtggcccataacaggtaggaactagtgttagggaccactcatagaggcgaccttgacgtggtgagtggcttattacgctttggccaaaatgtacaccaatgccttattcaacatccagcataaaggcagggcagagtgctggtttgcagagtgcgattgcatttatGTTTTTACGTTTgaatgtgtatttcgccatagcaatgtgcacctgcatagggttgtgctgactgaatcccccacatttttttctttgtggatATTAAAGTGGCCTTGAAAAAAAACtaagtggcctcatgttgtagaCGGGTCCAAATTGCCAGAAGGTGGGACAATACATGTAGGTCAGCAAAATACTGTCCCTATCgtaaccatataccacagtgcagcacaatattctGCCCTAAacgctgtccctctgtggttgcCATTAGGCATGAGTGAAtagacttcggataaaacatccaaaatagggctgaaacgattactcgatttaatTGAGTAAATCGACACAAAAaatcgtttgtgtcatgtgaccacggagcaggagtgaagcgcttgctattacttaccgctctGTGGTCAACCGCCGGCCTGTCCTGCACTGCACTTTCAGCCCTGACACtttgtcaggacatagtgcatgcatacgtgcactatgacctgacgctgtgtgacgGCAGTGTGTGGAGAAGAAGacggaggagctgtggagcggcgcccctacaggaaaagTAAGTACTGGCACTGGGCGAAAAGCTGATGGCACTTATAGGATGGGTGCCACAAAATGTTCCAATTCTACTGGCATGCAGCACCTGAAGGAATACAGTGCCATCCTGCTCGATGATTCACGTTTGTCCACAAATCCTAACGATAAAGCTGGCCAGATATAGGAGAGAACTTCCAGATGAACACCCTCCTGATTTCCTTCCCCGCCCCCCATACACATAGATGCTCAGCATGTGAATGGGAGAAGGGAATAATCTGGTACCCTCTGGCAGGCGGCTGATCTCCAAGAATAAAAGGGTTATACaagtgaaatccaacatgccgaCCCTTCTTTCCCTGATATCTGATGTCGTGGGAGATCCCACACACATTTATATGTATGTCGGTTGACCATCCAATGTCATGGCCGGCTTTAGAAATATGAAGGGTTAAAAtcagcagtacattactgcaaGACCTCAGTCTAGACCAAAGCAGAGGAGATACTTCCATGGAAATCTTACAGGACAAATGTATAGAAGAAgctggagatcagagataagccgCTGGCCAAGGATACAAAAAAATAAGCTGATGGCACTTAGGAGGGCAgctcatggcactgggggggggactgatggcacagGGGAAAGTGGAGCTGATATGGCACCTGGGGGAACTGATGaactgatcgcacaggggggaacgaagggtgttagGGACTGATggtagggggtctgatgagtttttataaaggaaaacagtctaattcattttttcttattagagtactcgctCGTAAAAATAATTGGTAGAATACTCTGTTTCTAAAATaatagtttactgcagccctaatccaaagtcgattcacataaaacttggttccaatactgtacggagcaggagctccgtacagtattagaatgtattggctcagatgagccgaagtgaatactttgcgaagtctcgtgagactttgcataataacttcataattaaatttattctgtaaaaaaaaaaacatttcccgaactctggtttggttccaagtggtaccacaggctagtgctgttctattaggggacagctgttccgttgCGCTAAATACGCAATGCACTCGAACGTcatacatattttttgcggactgctaaATAAatctggttgtgtgcatgagcccttatacaagctgtacactgactactttacattgtatcaaagtgtcacatcttcagtgttgtcccatgaaaagatataataaaatgtcCTTTGGGACATGTCCCCTGCAGTGTGTTGTAcctattgtaagaaaaaaataataataatcgtacTCCCCTGTTCTTGCTCCACTCGGCGATCTTCTGTTCCCTGACGTGTAA
The Bufo gargarizans isolate SCDJY-AF-19 chromosome 2, ASM1485885v1, whole genome shotgun sequence genome window above contains:
- the SOWAHA gene encoding ankyrin repeat domain-containing protein SOWAHA, encoding MAVTQEVVLNFLLEQGGKVKNSELIRKFKPVVESPDPQEKANNRELFKRFVNNIAVVKDEGGTKMVVLKKKYTYLLTEKVPSGAAVEEEQGEIASSSKEEQTELVPLGGSDNIEEIAPSSQETRTSLQDESDPDPRLPEPQDAGSAETTPETTEQAQVGHLNEEPTEDQNEDKRESVFDIVSRMDNAGPVPFPKAWSDAQSKDQVQKPHMLPLRYVQSSFEETNQSEYHPLQPTFQPNAIQESSFTKSPKVTRRQLDDTGSKSPNIKRSAKMIKVSEETKYSDVVPLESSEHEWLVNSTNGRWNHKLLGLIMTDSELAGKRDFISGFTALHWAAKSGNTEMVKLLFDLSEKNGSNINVNARSFGGYTPLHIAAIHECKGVILMLTRDYKANVNIRDNSGKKPYHYLKKNSAVQLKFILQDPATLNVEHAIPMKRNSKVAASILGTTSAFLGVLSDDIAFHDLAKGLKKPGTLNKFFTAPSGVKKKLKARDSYPSISSLCEEPEEPEEIVGKRRPVSEFFSH